One genomic segment of Salinigranum rubrum includes these proteins:
- the priS gene encoding DNA primase catalytic subunit PriS yields MDSATRDYLRRRFSAYYASTDVVLPPAAGSREWGYIPWTAGGTTMVRHKALVDLGDVGTFLADEAPRHVYFSAAEYRNPGADTMDEKGWQAADLVFDLDGDHLDGVDESTPYPEMLDRCKEALVRLLDLLTDDLGVAHDDLQVVFSGGRGYHVHVREAGVRTLDSTARREVVDYIRAIDLDLDGLVRTENRRGTTRRMLKTEGGWGARTHRRLLSFVDELGELDEAEAIERLTQLDGVGEKRARTVLGAFESTPEAVRTGNLEAGGPGVRTLVESLAREAVATETAPIDEPVTTDLRRLIRFPGSLHGGTGLVVRRLDPDEVASFDPLVDAVPEQFTGREVQVEVTDPPAWMDGDRFRVEEGVVSVREWIGVFLLAREHATVAHS; encoded by the coding sequence ATGGACAGCGCGACCCGCGACTACCTCCGCCGTCGGTTCAGCGCGTACTACGCGTCGACCGACGTCGTCCTCCCCCCGGCGGCGGGGTCGCGCGAGTGGGGCTACATCCCGTGGACCGCGGGCGGGACCACGATGGTCCGGCACAAGGCGCTCGTCGACCTCGGCGACGTCGGGACGTTCCTCGCCGACGAGGCCCCCCGGCACGTCTACTTCTCCGCCGCCGAGTATCGAAACCCCGGCGCCGACACGATGGACGAGAAGGGGTGGCAGGCGGCGGACCTCGTCTTCGACCTCGACGGCGACCACCTCGACGGGGTCGACGAGTCGACGCCCTACCCGGAGATGCTCGACCGGTGCAAGGAGGCGCTCGTCCGCCTCCTCGACCTCCTGACCGACGACCTCGGAGTCGCCCACGACGACCTCCAGGTGGTGTTCTCGGGGGGAAGGGGATACCACGTACACGTGCGCGAGGCGGGCGTTCGAACGCTCGACTCGACCGCCCGCCGCGAGGTCGTCGACTACATCCGCGCCATCGACCTCGACCTCGACGGTCTCGTCCGGACCGAGAACAGGCGGGGGACGACGCGCCGGATGCTCAAGACCGAAGGGGGGTGGGGCGCACGGACGCACCGTCGCCTCCTCTCGTTCGTCGACGAACTGGGCGAACTGGACGAGGCCGAGGCCATCGAACGGCTCACGCAACTCGACGGCGTCGGCGAGAAGCGCGCCCGGACGGTCCTGGGCGCGTTCGAGTCCACCCCCGAGGCCGTCCGCACGGGGAACCTCGAAGCCGGCGGCCCCGGCGTCCGAACGCTGGTCGAGTCGCTCGCACGGGAGGCCGTCGCCACCGAGACGGCCCCCATCGACGAACCGGTGACGACGGACCTCCGGCGGCTCATCCGGTTTCCCGGAAGTCTCCACGGGGGGACCGGCCTCGTGGTCCGACGGCTCGACCCCGACGAGGTGGCGTCGTTCGACCCGCTCGTCGACGCGGTACCCGAGCAGTTCACGGGGCGAGAGGTGCAGGTCGAGGTGACGGACCCACCGGCGTGGATGGACGGCGACAGGTTTAGGGTAGAGGAGGGTGTCGTGTCGGTTCGTGAGTGGATCGGCGTGTTCCTCCTCGCACGGGAACACGCGACAGTCGCCCACTCGTGA